In the Telopea speciosissima isolate NSW1024214 ecotype Mountain lineage chromosome 2, Tspe_v1, whole genome shotgun sequence genome, one interval contains:
- the LOC122652964 gene encoding 7-deoxyloganetic acid glucosyltransferase-like: MEREAVVPHVLIFPFPAQGHMNSMLKLAELLCPADFYITFLNSDHNHKRLLRFTDAEVRFRHWPKFRFESITDGLPDDDYRSSERTFEMFNTLESITRPLFRELIISLSRPHQEISPLSCIIADGIIPLAIDVAEELNIPIISFRTISACSFWAYFCIPKLIAAGELPFQGDMDVPIKCVPGTEGFLRRRDLPRFCRTEDLNDHVFQAVLMATQKTTRASALILNSFEDLEGPILSEIRSHLPNLYAIGPLHAHSKTRLLEQSLVSPLCSNSLWEVDRSCMKWLDSRPPESVVYVSFGSLAVVDRETLLEFWYGLVRSGKPFLWVVRPDSVTGGEVDDKIPGELVEGTTERGCIVGWAPQEEVLAHPAVGGFLTHSGWNSTLESIYAGVPMICWPYFADQQINSRFVSEVWRVGVDMKDTCDRVIVEKMVKDVMERREELMGSVDKLAKLARSCVSQGGSSRSNVDRLIQDIRSMARS, translated from the exons atggagagagaagcAGTAGTTCCTCACGTGCTGATCTTCCCCTTCCCAGCTCAGGGCCACATGAACTCCATGCTCAAATTGGCGGAGCTCCTCTGCCCAGCGGACTTTTACATCACCTTCCTAAACTCCGACCATAACCACAAACGTCTCCTCCGCTTCACCGACGCCGAAGTCCGCTTCAGGCATTGGCCCAAATTCCGCTTCGAATCCATCACTGATGGCCTCCCAGACGACGACTACCGTTCATCAGAACGCACCTTCGAAATGTTCAACACCTTGGAGTCCATCACCAGACCTCTTTTCCGAGAGCTGATCATCTCCCTATCACGTCCACATCAGGAAATTTCACCGTTAAGTTGCATCATAGCAGATGGAATCATACCTTTAGCCATTGATGTGGCAGAGGAGCTTAACATCCCAATTATTTCTTTCCGTACCATCAGCGCTTGCTCCTTCTGGGCCTACTTCTGCATCCCCAAACTAATTGCAGCAGGCGAGCTTCCCTTCCAAG GAGACATGGATGTGCCGATAAAGTGCGTACCAGGGACGGAGGGTTTCCTTCGCCGTCGAGATCTCCCCAGGTTCTGCAGGACGGAAGACTTGAACGATCATGTGTTCCAAGCTGTTTTAATGGCGACCCAGAAGACGACTCGGGCATCTGCACTTATACTCAACAGTTTCGAAGACCTGGAAGGCCCGATACTCTCTGAAATCCGTTCTCACCTTCCCAATCTCTACGCCATCGGACCGCTCCATGCCCACTCCAAAACCCGACTGCTCGAACAATCCTTGGTATCGCCGCTTTGTTCCAACAGCCTCTGGGAAGTGGACAGAAGCTGCATGAAGTGGCTTGATTCTCGGCCGCCAGAGTCGGTGGTTTACGTCAGCTTCGGCAGTTTGGCAGTGGTGGACAGGGAGACACTGTTGGAATTCTGGTACGGTCTGGTCCGCAGCGGGAAACCCTTTCTGTGGGTCGTACGGCCTGATTCCGTTACCGGAGGAGAAGTAGATGACAAGATTCCGGGAGAGTTAGTGGAGGGGACAACGGAGAGAGGGTGTATAGTGGGGTGGGCGCCACAGGAGGAGGTGCTGGCCCACCCAGCGGTGGGTGGGTTTCTCACCCACAGCGGTTGGAATTCAACGTTAGAGAGCATATACGCCGGGGTGCCCATGATTTGCTGGCCCTACTTTGCAGACCAGCAGATCAACAGTAGGTTCGTGAGCGAAGTGTGGAGAGTGGGGGTGGACATGAAGGACACCTGCGACAGAGTGATCGTGGAGAAGATGGTGAAGGATGTGATGGAGCGGAGGGAAGAGTTGATGGGTTCGGTGGACAAGCTGGCGAAGCTGGCAAGGAGCTGCGTTAGCCAAGGTGGGTCCTCACGTTCCAATGTTGACAGGCTGATCCAAGACATAAGATCCATGGCTCGATCATAG